The nucleotide window TCGCGAAGCAGGCAGCGGCGAGGCCTCCCGTGAGCGCCAGCATCGCCGCGGAGAAGACGATGCCGAGCCCGGCGGGGCCGCGGAAGTGGCTCGCGCCGCCGAGGAGGGCCTGGAAGGTTAGCCATTCACTGACGAACCCATTGAGCGGGGGGAGGGCCGAGATCGCGACGGCTCCAAGCAGGAACAGTCCAGCCGTCCAGGGCATGCGCCGGGCGAGTCCGCCAAGTTCCTCCATGTTGCGGACGTGCGTGCGGCAGAGGACGCTGCCCGCGCCGAGGAAGAGGAGGCCTTTGAATGCCGCGTGGTTGACGGTGTGAAGGAGTGCGGCGGTGAGCGCGATCGTCGCGAGGGCGCCACCCGCGATCTCCCGACGCCATAGAATCATCGCCAGCCCCACTCCGATAAGAATGATCCCAATGTTCTCCACGCTGTGGAACGCGAGCAGGCGCTTGAGGTCATGCTGCTGTAGCGCGTAGAGCACGCCGAGCACGGCCGAGGTTGTGCCCACGACGAGCACCGTCCATCCCCAGGAGGATGGCAGTGGCTCGGCGGCCGGGGCGAGGAGGTCGAAGGCGAAGCGCAGTATCCCGTAGATCGCGACCTTGAGCATGACGCCCGACATCAGCGCCGAGACGTGGCTCGGGGCCGCAGGGTGCGCGCGAGGGAGCCAGACGTGGAGAGGAACGACGCCGGCCTTGGTGGCGAAGCCACCGAGTGCCAAGAAGAATAGCGTCGTTCGTGTCGCGCTATCGAGTCCGCCTGCCGCCATGCGTACGGCCCTAAAGACGAATGCCCCGGCCCGCTCGGTGAGGGCAAGGAATGCGACGAGAAGCAGGGCCGTTCCTCCGTGGGCCATCACCATGTAGAGAAGCCCTGCCCGAGCGTTCTCGCCATCCCGGTCATCGGAGACGACAAGGACGTAGCTGGCGAGCGTCATGCCTTCCCAGCAGAGCAGAAAGCTTAGCGCGTCGCCCGCGCAGCAGACGAACGCCATGCAGCCCAGAAACACATTCAGCGCGACCACCTGCGCTGCCTGCCGCGCCGGTCCCGCGTCGGGCGAGTGCGCCCGAAGGTAGGCCGGACCGTAGATCGACGCCGCGACGGCTACGAGGGAGATGACGAGCAGGAAGTAGGCCGAGAGCCCGTCCACCGAGATCGAAAGCCGAGCGACCGGGAAGACGACCGGGAGCCGCTGGGTCAACGTGCGGCCCGGGTCGCCGAGGAGAACGCCGAGCGAAACGCCGAGGCCTACCACAGCTCCCGCAAGCGCGGCCAAGTGACCCACGCCAAGCGCGAGTCTACCCGACCACCACGCTAGCAGGGACGAGAGCGCCCCTGCCCCGTAGCAGGCAGCCATCAAAAGCGCGCCCCTCAGAAGTAACTCTTGGTTGGTGGCGAAATTGATCACGCCGCGTTACCAATCACTTTGATGAAGTCGCGACGTCTCCGACATCGAGCTGACGGGGTTCGAGACCGCGTCGGCCGCCACTTCAGCCTTCGTGCGGCCCACGCATCAGCGTGAGTGCCGCTTCGATTTGCCACCAAGTCTTGGCCTCTTCGTTATTTCCTTTTTCTTCGAAAGAGCAAGCTTTTTTTGGCAGCTACGACGACGGCTTTATCACCGCGCGCTTCCAGCAATTGCTGGGCGTATTATTCGGTTGACGATGAAACTAAACGGCCACCACCACCCGGGCGGCTCTGAATGTCGCTGTTGGGTCAATTTCGGAAGTCGGCGCTCATAACCGTGAGGTCTGCTTTGCCCCCATGAACGGACATGTCAGCTACGTGCGGCCGCTTTGCGCCATGAGCGGCCATTCGATGGGTAGTACGATTGGTGATAGTCTT belongs to Coriobacteriia bacterium and includes:
- a CDS encoding proton-conducting transporter membrane subunit; protein product: MAACYGAGALSSLLAWWSGRLALGVGHLAALAGAVVGLGVSLGVLLGDPGRTLTQRLPVVFPVARLSISVDGLSAYFLLVISLVAVAASIYGPAYLRAHSPDAGPARQAAQVVALNVFLGCMAFVCCAGDALSFLLCWEGMTLASYVLVVSDDRDGENARAGLLYMVMAHGGTALLLVAFLALTERAGAFVFRAVRMAAGGLDSATRTTLFFLALGGFATKAGVVPLHVWLPRAHPAAPSHVSALMSGVMLKVAIYGILRFAFDLLAPAAEPLPSSWGWTVLVVGTTSAVLGVLYALQQHDLKRLLAFHSVENIGIILIGVGLAMILWRREIAGGALATIALTAALLHTVNHAAFKGLLFLGAGSVLCRTHVRNMEELGGLARRMPWTAGLFLLGAVAISALPPLNGFVSEWLTFQALLGGASHFRGPAGLGIVFSAAMLALTGGLAAACFAKAFGVTFLGRPRTPHAEHATEAPPSMIVGMVWLGAVCVALGVAPGYAMRLLDAPTAELLHGPGASAVVTARGPLVLSAALTPSGTNATAISMTVVAALLIALTAMAWVLRRGLRRAPQRGAPTWTCGMSPTARFDYTATAFAKPLRLIFATLYHLRREVIRETAGTPYVVRRIHYTGEVMDLAETQIYHRVERGISGLSQAIRARSTGR